The following are encoded in a window of Castanea sativa cultivar Marrone di Chiusa Pesio chromosome 5, ASM4071231v1 genomic DNA:
- the LOC142634447 gene encoding pleiotropic drug resistance protein 1-like, which yields MEGGDIYKASSSLRVNSSSLWRNNAVEVFNRSSREEDDEEALKWAALEKLPTFDRLRKGILTTSKGEANEINIESLGFEERKQLLERLVKVAEEDNEKFLMKVRSRIDRVGIDLPTIEVRFEHVNVEAEVHVGGRALPTFFSFSVNIVEGFLNSLHILPSKKKQLSILKDVSGIIKPRRMTLLLGPPSSGKTTFLLALAGKLDPNLKLSGRVTYNGHDMNEFVPQRTAAYISQYDLHIGEMTVRETLGFSARCQGVGSRYDMLAELSRREKEAYIKPDPDIDIYMKAATTEGQEATVVTDYTLKVLGLDVCADTMVGDEMIRGISGGQRKRVTTGEMLVGPAKALFMDEISTGLDSSTTFQIVNSLKQYVHILDGTAVISLLQPAPETYNLFDDIILLSDGFIVYQGPRELVLDFFESMGFKCPDRKGVADFLQEVTSRKDQEQYRARKDEPYNFVTVQEFAEAFQSFHVGRSIGDELSVPYDKSKSHPAALTTNKYGVNKKELLKANFSREYLLMKRNSFVYIFKLTQLFLMALIAMTLFLRTKMHRESVIDGSIYTGALFFSVIMIMFNGMAELSMTIVKLPVFYKQRDLLFYPSWVYALPTWILKIPVTFLEVGVWVFMTYFVIGFDPSPGRLFKQYLLLLLVNQMASALFRSIAAIGRNMIVTNTFGSFALLILFALGGFILSKDDIKKWWIWGYWISPLMYGQNAIVVNEFLGGNWRNGSTTEALGISVLKSRGFFTQAYWYWIGVGAMVGFILVFNIIFTLALAYLNPIGKTQIVKSDEPESNEQGQRRGEGIQLTLRGNNSSHHSNIRSRRRSSSFARSGAKIEASSNGKKGMVLPFDQHFITFDDIIYSVDMPQEMKNQGVIEDKLVLLKGVSGAFRPGVLTALMGVSGAGKTTLMDVLAGRKTGGYIEGNITISGFPKNQETFARISGYCEQNDIHSPHVTVYESLLYSAWLRLSSEVDSKTRKMFIEEVMELVELTPLRNALVGLPGVNGLSTEQRKRLTIAVELVANPSIIFMDEPTSGLDARAAAIVMRTVRNTVDTGRTVVCTIHQPSIDIFEAFDELFLMKRGGQEIYVGPLGHHSSHLIKYFESIEGVRKIKDGYNPATWMLEITSSAEEIFLGVDFTNVYRNSDLYRRSKALIQELSKPTPNKKELYFPTQYAQSFFTQCMACLWKQHWSYWRNPPYTAVRFLFTVVIALIFGTMFWDLGSKTKRQQDLINAMGSMYAAVLFLGVQNASSVQPVVAIERTVFYRERAAGMYSAFPYAFAQVTIELPYVFAQAVFYGIIVYAMIGFEWTVAKFFWYLFFMYFTLLYFTFYGMMTVAVTPNHHIASIIASAFYAIWNLFSGFIIPRTRIPVWWRWYYWACPVAWTLYGLVVSQFGDIEELMTNGNNESVKEFVKSYFGYKHDFLGVVAIVVAGVTVLFAFIFAVSIKMFNFQRR from the exons ATGGAAGGGGGTGACATTTACAAGGCTAGTAGTAGTTTAAGAGTGAATAGTTCTTCCCTATGGAGGAACAACGCTGTGGAAGTTTTCAACAGGTCTTCACGTGAAGAAGACGATGAGGAAGCTCTCAAATGGGCTGCCCTTGAAAAGCTTCCTACGTTTGATCGTCTAAGAAAAGGTATATTAACTACCTCAAAAGGTGAGGCTAATGAAATCAATATAGAAAGTCTTGGATTTGAAGAAAGGAAGCAATTGCTTGAGAGGTTAGTGAAAGTAGCTGAAGAGGACAATGAGAAGTTCTTGATGAAGGTCAGGAGCCGGATAGATAG agttgGAATTGATCTTCCAACAATTGAAGTACGATTTGAGCACGTAAATGTTGAGGCAGAGGTACATGTGGGTGGCAGAGCTTTGCCTACATTCTTTAGCTTCAGTGTTAATATTGTAGAG GGTTTTTTAAATTCTCTCCATATTCTTCCaagtaaaaagaaacaattgTCTATCCTTAAAGATGTTAGTGGAATCATCAAGCCTAGAAG AATGACATTGCTATTGGGTCCTCCAAGTTCTGGGAAGACAACATTCTTGCTGGCTTTGGCCGGAAAGCTTGACCCCAATCTAAAG TTGTCTGGGAGGGTGACTTACAATGGCCATGACATGAATGAGTTTGTACCCCAGAGAACTGCTGCCTATATCAGTCAATATGATCTCCATATTGGAGAAATGACTGTAAGAGAAACCCTGGGCTTCTCTGCAAGGTGCCAAGGGGTCGGATCACGCTATG ATATGCTAGCAGAGTTGTccagaagagaaaaagaggcATATATCAAGCCAGATCCAGATATTGATATCTACATGAAG GCTGCCACAACTGAAGGCCAAGAGGCAACAGTGGTGACAGATTATACATTAAAG GTTTTGGGTTTAGATGTGTGTGCTGATACCATGGTAGGAGATGAAATGATAAGGGGTATTTCTGGTGGACAAAGGAAGCGTGTTACAACAG GGGAGATGTTGGTTGGACCAGCAAAGGCATTGTTTATGGATGAAATATCAACTGGATTGGACAGTTCGACAACTTTCCAAATTGTGAATTCACTCAAGCAATATGTTCACATTCTTGATGGAACAGCAGTCATCTCTCTACTGCAGCCAGCACCAGAGACATATAATCTTTTTGATGACATTATTCTCCTCTCTGATGGCTTCATTGTGTACCAGGGTCCCCGTGAGTTAGTCCTTGACTTTTTTGAATCCATGGGTTTTAAATGTCCGGACAGAAAAGGCGTGGCTGACTTCTTGCAAGAG GTGACATCAAGGAAAGATCAAGAGCAATACAGGGCACGCAAAGATGAGCCTTACAATTTTGTCACAGTTCAGGAATTTGCTGAGGCATTCCAATCATTCCATGTTGGTAGGAGTATAGGAGATGAACTTTCAGTTCCATATGACAAGAGTAAAAGCCACCCGGCTGCTTTGACAACCAACAAGTATGGTGTTAACAAGAAGGAACTGTTAAAAGCTAATTTCTCAAGAGAATACCTTCTGATGAAGAGGAATTCATTTGTTTATATCTTCAAGCTTACACAA ctttttttaaTGGCCCTGATTGCAATGACACTTTTCCTACGGACAAAGATGCATCGTGAATCAGTAATCGATGGATCAATTTATACGGGTGCTTTGTTCTTCAGTGTGATTATGATTATGTTTAATGGAATGGCAGAGCTTTCTATGACGATTGTAAAGCTTCCTGTCTTTTACAAGCAAAGGGATCTCCTCTTCTATCCTTCTTGGGTATATGCTCTTCCAACATGGATCCTCAAGATTCCAGTAACATTTTTAGAAGTTGGTGTTTGGGTATTTATGACCTATTTTGTCATTGGATTTGATCCAAGTCCTGGAAG GTTGTTTAAACAATACCTTCTTCTCTTACTTGTAAACCAAATGGCTTCTGCATTATTCCGATCTATTGCAGCAATAGGTAGAAACATGATTGTTACCAACACATTTGGGTCCTTTGCACTACTCATACTTTTTGCCTTAGGTGGCTTTATACTTTCCAAAG ATGATATAAAGAAATGGTGGATATGGGGTTACTGGATATCGCCTTTGATGTACGGCCAAAATGCAATAGTGGTGAATGAGTTCTTGGGGGGAAACTGGAGAAAT GGTAGCACAACAGAAGCATTGGGAATTTCAGTTTTGAAGTCTCGTGGGTTCTTCACACAAGCATATTGGTATTGGATTGGCGTAGGAGCAATGGTTGGATTCATACTAGTTTTCAACATCATTTTCACTCTGGCTCTTGCTTATCTTAACC CAATTGGAAAGACACAGATTGTAAAATCAGATGAACCAGAAAGTAATGAACAAGGGCAGAGGAGGGGAGAAGGCATACAGTTAACACTCAGAGGAAACAACTCAAGTCACCATTCCAACATAA GGAGTAGGAGGAGAAGTAGCTCATTTGCAAGGTCGGGAGCTAAAATTGAGGCTAGTAGTAATGGGAAAAAAGGAATGGTTCTTCCATTTGATCAACATTTTATCACATTCGATGATATTATATATTCTGTTGACATGCCACAG GAAATGAAGAACCAGGGTGTTATTGAGGATAAATTGGTGCTTCTAAAGGGTGTGAGTGGTGCTTTTAGGCCAGGTGTTCTCACAGCTTTGATGGGTGTTAGTGGTGCTGGTAAAACAACTTTGATGGATGTGCTGGCTGGTAGGAAAACTGGTGGATATATTGAAGGGAACATCACAATCTCAGGGTTCCCAAAGAACCAAGAAACATTTGCTAGAATCTCTGGGTACTGTGAGCAAAATGACATTCATTCTCCTCATGTTACTGTGTATGAGTCCTTGCTCTACTCAGCATGGCTTCGCTTATCCTCTGAAGTTGATTCAAAAACTAGAAAG ATGTTCATTGAGGAAGTCATGGAGCTTGTGGAGCTAACACCATTGAGGAATGCACTTGTTGGGTTGCCTGGTGTGAATGGTCTCTCTACGGAGCAACGAAAGAGGCTCACTATCGCGGTTGAGCTTGTGGCAAACCCTTCCATAATATTCATGGATGAGCCAACTTCAGGTCTAGATGCAAGAGCTGCTGCAATTGTTATGAGAACAGTTAGGAACACAGTGGACACTGGAAGAACAGTTGTGTGCACCATCCACCAGCCAAGCATTGACATATTCGAAGCTTTTGATGAG CTTTTCCTAATGAAACGTGGAGGACAAGAGATATACGTTGGGCCATTGGGACACCACTCAAGCCATCTAATAAAGTATTTTGAG AGCATTGAAGGAGTCAGAAAAATTAAAGATGGTTACAATCCAGCAACTTGGATGTTGGAAATTACATCTTCAGCAGAGGAAATATTTTTGGGTGTTGATTTTACTAATGTATATAGAAACTCAGATTTGTATAG GAGGAGCAAGGCATTGATTCAAGAGTTGAGCAAGCCTACTCCTAATAAAAAAGAACTCTATTTCCCAACCCAATATGCACAGTCATTTTTCACTCAATGCATGGCTTGCTTATGGAAGCAACACTGGTCCTATTGGCGTAACCCACCATACACTGCTGTGAGATTTTTGTTCACAGTTGTCATAGCCTTGATATTTGGGACAATGTTCTGGGACCTTGGTTCCAAGAC CAAGAGGCAACAAGATTTAATCAATGCAATGGGTTCCATGTATGCTGCTGTTCTCTTCCTTGGTGTCCAAAATGCTTCATCAGTGCAGCCTGTAGTGGCAATTGAACGAACTGTCTTCTATAGAGAAAGAGCTGCTGGAATGTATTCAGCCTTTCCATATGCATTTGCACAG GTTACAATTGAGCTCCCATATGTTTTTGCACAAGCTGTGTTTTATGGCATCATAGTTTATGCAATGATTGGGTTTGAATGGACTGTTGCCAAATTCTTTTGGTATCTATTTTTCATGTACTTTACATTGCTGTACTTTACCTTCTACGGCATGATGACTGTGGCAGTGACGCCAAACCACCATATTGCTTCCATAATAGCGTCTGCATTTTACGCAATATGGAATCTATTTTCAGGATTCATAATTCCACGAACT AGGATTCCAGTATGGTGGAGGTGGTACTATTGGGCGTGTCCTGTAGCTTGGACTTTGTATGGACTGGTTGTTTCTCAATTTGGAGATATAGAGGAGTTGATGACTAATGGCAATAATGAATCAGTGAAAGAGTTTGTTAAAAGCTATTTTGGATACAAACATGATTTTCTAGGAGTGGTTGCAATTGTAGTTGCTGGGGTTACAGTACTCTTTGCATTCATCTTTGCAGTTTCCATCAAAATGTTCAATTTCCAAAGGCGATAg